The Mauremys reevesii isolate NIE-2019 linkage group 1, ASM1616193v1, whole genome shotgun sequence genome has a segment encoding these proteins:
- the CEP126 gene encoding centrosomal protein of 126 kDa isoform X4: protein MIQENSGTNLDSDQLLFQQNLEEMQRLLEKQHLSSLANFHQEVNQITNSDSPSSLDSLEAGEQNENYTTPSETSLTTQWDDSIPYNSQKSQSMNKSFLHTPELTFSKNQHVNNWLINLDTQNSQPNTPFHDTLANVLIPVENVHNPKQKSFVLSGTEKRTTDICTSDNQITFVNSPCTFMQNRKEEKTNMLKVPSSGMVSRESSLATDSPVFKSSKAWVTSDSTPRERVLDSVQEQSSELTQQRRTTSSVQTSNQPMATPVILPPKQWSSTGVHNSTFSSNPLQKGKNTNTVPCTDNLDNLSETKDENIKNFNGINQGSSLFQDTSNASILCNTDQEEDKKEEKGNVAEAMSPLSNAKFNGELSEHHRYLRNNMHERKGVKLPKSILKKESKYENYCFKAVVLNRRISFGNQTASSIRDSLELAKIKGKDAENQKTNKKLRWFDETDKIVVEDDEKCTTGVSQAQLQPSYVQSKLNDANNNLRSIPACTTNSICTENHQDYPPISTKIVAAGGSERDCMPLRCFVSTGYHFAKQAWMASKGDESKPPAYSGDSKIQKGNLCKGKTKIIRRPRSAKTQSGFTPKNRKGTIIRPQSASEVDKVIKAQGKIIVPHPPPKPVPGNRPDQNVADIMCQPVNSSKCQSNTTNGNYVNARHLLLADQVLNRTTIENNKSITCSSDLVTEKLVPPPSYNVSPSEPLEKTNYTVNNIQTIAQQDSLITGTKRKPVSAENGLRLDRTPTDEEINLLWQGVHSALAQKDYAAGDFRHYDARYNNSGSTNLQPIKANISHVTLDGGNLLTTFKSSRMNGFFSSSSNGAVPVTRRKQISDNSENKRRALLEQRRQIVASAGRKPTHYAQNTVHTVQRSPFQCAFEPVQTVSGIPNSDEVSESTAQFLLAENLAGTSVTEGEILAALETVQPPGQTMVLNKAQRRGMSALSLEEQKILQSLDRLNQRLQNVQETIAKNLSVSSVLQIISPLNIQQSASSSSVDPPLAMRRYRSMSADTLSRLQRRY from the exons AATTTTCACCAAGAAGTCAACCAAATAACAAATTCTGACAGCCCATCAAGCCTGGACAGTCTTGAGGCAGgagaacaaaatgaaaattataCAACACCCAGTGAAACATCTTTGACTACACAGTGGGACGACTCTATACCCTACAATTCACAAAAATCACAGTCTATGAATAAGAGCTTCCTTCATACACCTGAACTAACTTTTTCTAAAAATCAGCATGTAAATAATTGGCTGATAAATTTAGATACCCAAAATAGCCAGCCAAACACTCCTTTTCATGACACTTTAGCTAATGTTCTAATTCCTGTTGAAAATGTACACAATCCAAAACAGAAATCATTTGTTCTTAGTGGAACAGAAAAAAGAACAACAGATATATGTACTTCTGATAATCAAATAACCTTTGTAAACAGTCCGTGTACTTTTATGCAAaataggaaagaagaaaaaaccaATATGTTGAAAGTTCCATCTTCTGGAATGGTTAGTAGAGAGAGTTCATTAGCCACTGATAGCCCTGTGTTCAAATCCAGCAAAGCCTGGGTCACCTCTGATTCTACTCCAAGAGAAAGAGTTCTAGATTCTGTACAGGAGCAGAGTTCTGAACTGACCCAACAGAGAAGAACCACCTCATCAGTACAAACCTCAAATCAGCCTATGGCAACACCTGTAATCTTACCTCCGAAACAGTGGAGTTCAACTGGTGTTCACAACAGTACTTTCTCATCTAATCCTTTACAAAAGGGCAAAAATACAAATACAGTGCCATGTACTGATAATCTAGACAATTTGTCAGAAACAAAAGATGAAAACATAAAAAATTTTAATGGTATTAATCAGGGATCATCTTTATTTCAAGACACATCTAATGCTTCCATTTTGTGCAACACTGATCAAGAAGAggacaaaaaagaagaaaagggaaaTGTGGCTGAAGCCATGTCACCTTTGTCTAATGCAAAGTTTAATGGTGAATTGTCTGAACATCACAGATACCTGAGAAATAACATGCATGAGCGAAAGGGAGTGAAATTGCCCAAAAGCATTTTAAAGAAAGAATCTAAATATGAAAATTATTGTTTCAAAGCAGTAGTTTTGAACCGAAGGATCAGTTTTGGGAATCAAACTGCATCATCGATCAGAGACAGTCTAGAATTGgcaaaaataaaagggaaagatGCAGAAAATCAAAAGACCAATAAGAAACTCAGATGGTTTGATGAAACTGACAAAATAGTAGTAGAAGATGATGAAAAGTGCACCACAGGAGTATCTCAGGCACAGTTGCAGCCGTCTTATGTTCAAAGTAAACTCAATGATGCTAACAATAATTTAAGAAGTATTCCAGCTTGCACCACAAATTCTATCTGCACAGAAAATCACCAGGATTATCCCCCAATATCCACAAAAATTGTTGCTGCTGGAGGCTCAGAAAGAGACTGTATGCCTCTGCGTTGTTTTGTATCTACAGGTTACCACTTTGCTAAACAAGCTTGGATGGCATCAAAGGGTGATGAAAGTAAACCCCCTGCATATAGTGGTGACTCTAAAATTCAGAAAGGTAATCTGTGTAAAGGTAAGACTAAGATAATCAGAAGACCAAGATCTGCCAAAACCCAATCAGGTTTTACACCTAAGAATAGAAAGGGCACTATAATCCGACCGCAGTCTGCTAGTGAAGTAGATAAGGTTATAAAAGCTCAGGGTAAAATCATTGTACCTCATCCACCACCTAAACCTGTACCAGGCAATAGGCCAGATCAGAATGTAGCAGACATTATGTGTCAACCAGTAAATTCTTCCAAATGTCAATCCAACACTACAAATGGTAACTATGTAAATGCAAGACACCTTTTGCTAGCAGATCAGGTTTTAAATAGAACCACTATAGAAAATAATAAGAGTATTACTTGCAGTTCTGACTTGGTCACTGAGAAATTGGTACCCCCACCTTCCTACAACGTATCTCCAAGTGAGCCTTTGGAAAAGACAAATTATACTGTAAATAATATTCAGACAATTGCCCAACAAGACAGCTTGATAACTGGTACCAAAAGGAAACCTGTATCTGCAGAAAATGGACTACGTCTTGATCGTACACCAACTGATGAAGAAATAAATCTTTTGTGGCAGGGTGTGCATAGTGCCCTAGCTCAAAAGGATTATGCTGCTG GTGATTTCCGGCATTACGATGCTCGTTACAATAATTCCGGTAGCACTAATTTGCAACCTATTAAAGCTAACATATCCCATGTTACTCTTGATGGTGGCAACCTTCTGACCACTTTTAAATCATCTAGAATGAATGGATTTTTCTCTTCTTCATCAAATG GTGCTGTTCCTGTTACAAGACGAAAACAAATTTCTGACAACAGCGAAAATAAACGTAGAGCTCTTTTAGAACAGAGAAGACAAATTGTAGCCTCTGCAGGAAGGAAACCCACTCATTATGCACAG AATACAGTACATACTGTCCAGCGAAGTCCATTTCAATGTGCATTTGAGCCAGTGCAAACTGTGAGTGGCATCCCTAATTCTGATGAAG TTTCAGAAAGCACTGCCCAGTTTTTGCTGGCAGAAAATCTAGCAGGTACATCAGTTAcagaaggtgaaatcctggctgctTTGGAAACAGTGCAACCACCTGGACAAACCATGGTGCTTAACAAGGCCCAGCGGCGAGGCATGAGTGCACTGTCACTAGAAGAACAGAAGATTCTTCAGTCACTTGATCGTCTCAATCAAAGATTGCAGA ATGTCCAAGAAACCATTGCCAAAAACCTATCCGTGTCAAGTGTTTTACAGATAATCTCTCCTTTG AACATTCAGCAATCTGCATCCTCCTCTTCTGTGGACCCTCCATTAGCCATGCGAAGGTATCGGAGTATGTCAGCTGATACTCTGTCACGACTACAGAGAAGATACTGA